The DNA window CAGGTCGGTGTCCTCGTAGTAGAGGAAGAAGTCGTCGTCGAAGAAGCCGGCCTCGCGCAGCGCCTCGGTGCGGAAGCAGACGGCCGCGCCGCAGAAGTTGAAGACCTCCTCGGGCCGCTCGTACTGCCCGAGGTCCAGCTCCTGGTAGGCCCGGTCGGCCCCGTAGCCGTCGGCGAACACGATCCCGCCGGCGTTGTTGAGCACGTCGGCCAGGGGGGCGCCCCCGGGCACGACGACCTCGACGTCGGCCACCTCGGTCCCCGCCTTGACGGCGGCACCGCCGGCTTCCGGCCCGGCGGCCGGCCCCGCGCCCGCGCGCCCGCCGGACCAGGTGAGGTCGACGGTCTTGGCGGTCTCGGCGGCCAGGCGCAGGCCGACGTGCACCGGGCCGGGCGCTCTCGCCTGGAGCGTGCGAGGCCCGCCTGCCTGAAGGGCACGGGGCCCCGCGTGGCCGTCGAGCCCGAGCGGCACGAGCAGCTCGCCGGCCGGGCGGATCCAGCGGAAGCGGCCCTCGCCCTCCCCCTCCGGCCCGTAGGCGAGCCGGTCCCAGAGCACGTGCTCGGTGACGTCCTCGCCGTCCACGGTGACCCGGTACACGCGTGCCCCGAGCTCGCGCGGGTCGAGCCCCCCGGGCACGAAGCCCGGGGTGGCGACCTGGAGGGTGAGGAAGCGGGGCAGGAACACGATCTTGGAGGTGGCCGCGCCGAGCCGCTCGCCCCCCGGCTCGCCGAACGGCTCGAGGAGCCGGCGCAGCCAGTCCGGCTCGGGCCGGGCGTCGTTGTTGAGCAGGGCCACGTACGGGCTCTCGACCTCGCGCAAGGCGACGTTGTTGCCGCCCGCGAAGCCGTCGTTGCGGCCGTTGGCGAGCACCCGGACCCACGGGAAGTCGCGGGCGAGCAGCTCGCGCGAGCCGTCGCGGGAGGCGTTGTCCACCACCCAGACCGCCACCTGCCCGGCCGGCAGGTCCTGGGCGGCGAGTGCATCCAGGCAGGGCGGCAGCAGGTGGGCCCCGTTCCAGTTGACGACGACGACGGTGACCAGCGGGCCACCGCCGGCGGGACGGGTGCTCCTCACTCCCCCTCCTCCGCGTCGGCCGGCAGCTCATGGGTGTGGTCGGCCGGCAGCTCGTAGGTGTGGTCGGCCGGCAGCTCGTAGGTGTAGTCGACCTTGGCGAGCCCCACCTCGGCCGGCCCGTGGACCTGGAACTGGTCGCCGAACCGGCGGGCGTCGAGCACGTCCTTGGTGCCCGCCTTGAGCAGCGCCACCGAGAACGAGAACACCCGCTGCATGTTCGGCAGGGACGGCACCTGGAAGCGCACGGTGCGAGACGAGCCCCCGGCCGGCAGCAGGTCGGGCGGGGTCTCCATCAGGTACATCCAGTAGTCGGCCCAGCCGGTCACCATGAGCCGGACCCCGGCGGCAGGCGCCTCGGGCAGCCCCTTGACGTCGACCTCCAGGACCAGCTCGTCGCCGACCCGGAAGTCCCGCGACGGCTGGCCGGTCCGTGGGTCGAGCACGCGCGCGTCGACGATCTCGAGCAGGCCGCTGCCGACCAGCCCGTCCTCCTGGTTCTCGGCCGTGCCCATGAACGCCCGCAGGCGCTCGACCGCCTCGGCCGGGTCGCCCTCGTAGAGCATGCGGCCGTGGTTGAGCACGACGGCGCGGTTGCAGATCTGGGCGATCAGGTCGAGCCCGTGGGTGACGAACAGGATGGTCTTGCCCTGCTGCTGGAACTCGGCCACCCGGGCCAGGCACTTGTTGGCGAACGCCTCGTCGCCCACGGCGAGGACCTCGTCGACGAGCAGGATGTCGGGGTCGACGTGGACGGCGACGGCGAAGCCGAGCCGCACGTACATGCCCGACGAGTAGTGCTTGACCTGGTTGTCGATGAACGGCTCCAGCTCCGAGAAGGCCACGATCGCGTCGAAGTTGCGGTCGATCTCGCGCTTGGACAGGCCCAGGATCGAAGCGTTGAGGTAGATGTTCTCGCGCCCGGTCAGCTCGCCGCTGAAGCCGGCCCCGAGCTCGAGCAGCGAGGCGACCCGCCCGTGGACCTCCACGGTCCCGGTGGTCGGGGCGAGGATGCCGGCCAGGACCTTGAGCAGGGTCGACTTGCCCGACCCGTTCGGGCCGATCAGCCCGACGGTCTCGCCCCGCCCGACCTCGAGGTCGATGTCGCGCAGGGCCCAGAAGTCCTCCGACACCGTCTTGCGGGCCAGCAGCAGGCGCTCCTTGAGGCTGGTGGCCCGCATGTGGTGGAGCTGGAACTTCTTGGAGACTCCCTGGGCTCCGATCACCGCCTCGCTCACTACAGCTCCTCCGCGAAGTCGGCCTGCAGGCGCCGGAAGGTCCACAGCCCCAGCGCGAGCAGGCCCAGCGACACCAGCGCGGCGATGCCGAGCCACTTGAGGTAGAAGGCGTAGCCGTCGGCGGCCAGCACCTGGGTGGGCACGCCGTTGATGACCTTGACCGGGTCGCGGTAGATGGCCCGCTGCATGGCGGTGATCACGCTCGTCATGGGGTTGGCCATGTAGAGCCAGAACAGCCCCCTGGCTTCCAGGTGCTTTTGCACCAGGCCGACGGAGTAGACGATCGGCGTCATCCAGAACCAGGCCAGCATCGCGATCTCGAGCAGGTGCTCGACGTCGCGGTAGCGCACGTTCAGGCCGGACACGAGCAGGCTCATGCCGACGGTGAACAGCACGGCCACACCGATCGCGGGCAGCAGCAGCCACAGCTGGGGGCCGAACGTCCGCGGGTGGAACGGGACCAGGAACACGAACAGCACGAGCAGCTGCAGCGCGAAGTGCACCCCGGCGAAGCCGACCGAGGCGAGCGGCAGCACCACCCGGGGGAAGCGAACCTTCTTGACCAGGTTGGCGCTGTCGACCACCGCGCCGGTCGCACTCATCGTGGCGGTGTTGAAGAAGTTCCAGACCAGCAGCCCCGACATCAGGTAGACGGCGAACCTGGGCACGCCGCTCCTGAGGAAGAACTGGAACACCAGCGAGAACACGGCCAGGTAGAGCAGCGGGTTCGCCATCGACCACACGAAGCCGAGGGTCGAGTTCTTGTACTTGACCTTCAGGTCCTTGCGGACCAGGTTGGCCAGCAGCTCCAGGCGGATCCGCGACTGCGCCGAGGCGCGGGCATCGGCCGCGCTCTGCATGTTTTCTCCTGACTGTGCCGGCCCGCGGCGGGCCGGCGTCGACGTTCAACGCTCGCGTCCCCGGGCGGCCCGGGACCCGGGAAGTATAGTGCGCCCCCAGCGGCGGGGCGCCCGCGACACGGGATGCCGCCCACTGCCAGGATAGTGCCTCGGTAGCGGCACGGCCGGCGGTCAGCCCAGCTTGGGCAGGGCGCGGCGGAGGTTGCGGACCGCCTGCTGGATGCGCTGCTCGTTCTCGATGAGCGCGAAGCGGACGTGGCCGTCACCGCCGGGCCCGAAGCCGACCCCGGGCGATGTGGCCACCTTGGCCTCCCTGACCAGCGTCGACGCGAACTCCACGGAGCCCAGCTCACGGTACGGCTCGGGGATCGGCGCCCACACGAACATCGTCCCTCTTGGCGGGGCGACCTCCCAGCCGATGCGGCGCAGCCCCTCGCAGAGGGTGTCCCGGCGCGACTGGTAGACGGCCTGCACGCGGCCGGGGTGCTCCGGGTCCTCGTTGAGGGTCACGGTGGCGGCGATCTGGATCGGCTGGAACGCCCCGTAGTCGAGGTAGGACTTGAGCTTGGCGAGCGCCTGCACGACCTCGGCGTTGCCGACCAGGAACGCCGTGCGCCAGCCGGCCATCGAGAACGACTTGGTCAGCGAGTACAGCTCGACCGCGCACTCCTTG is part of the Actinomycetes bacterium genome and encodes:
- a CDS encoding glycosyltransferase produces the protein MRSTRPAGGGPLVTVVVVNWNGAHLLPPCLDALAAQDLPAGQVAVWVVDNASRDGSRELLARDFPWVRVLANGRNDGFAGGNNVALREVESPYVALLNNDARPEPDWLRRLLEPFGEPGGERLGAATSKIVFLPRFLTLQVATPGFVPGGLDPRELGARVYRVTVDGEDVTEHVLWDRLAYGPEGEGEGRFRWIRPAGELLVPLGLDGHAGPRALQAGGPRTLQARAPGPVHVGLRLAAETAKTVDLTWSGGRAGAGPAAGPEAGGAAVKAGTEVADVEVVVPGGAPLADVLNNAGGIVFADGYGADRAYQELDLGQYERPEEVFNFCGAAVCFRTEALREAGFFDDDFFLYYEDTDLSWRLRALGWSIRYQPTSVVRHIHSASSQEWSPLFTFHVDRNRLLMLTKNARASLALREVLRYPLTTASLALRSVAHARHTRRRPPVRPTLLRLRVGASYLRLLPSMLARRRALARRARVGRRQLERWLVPR
- a CDS encoding polysaccharide ABC transporter ATP-binding protein, translating into MSEAVIGAQGVSKKFQLHHMRATSLKERLLLARKTVSEDFWALRDIDLEVGRGETVGLIGPNGSGKSTLLKVLAGILAPTTGTVEVHGRVASLLELGAGFSGELTGRENIYLNASILGLSKREIDRNFDAIVAFSELEPFIDNQVKHYSSGMYVRLGFAVAVHVDPDILLVDEVLAVGDEAFANKCLARVAEFQQQGKTILFVTHGLDLIAQICNRAVVLNHGRMLYEGDPAEAVERLRAFMGTAENQEDGLVGSGLLEIVDARVLDPRTGQPSRDFRVGDELVLEVDVKGLPEAPAAGVRLMVTGWADYWMYLMETPPDLLPAGGSSRTVRFQVPSLPNMQRVFSFSVALLKAGTKDVLDARRFGDQFQVHGPAEVGLAKVDYTYELPADHTYELPADHTHELPADAEEGE
- a CDS encoding ABC transporter permease, with the translated sequence MQSAADARASAQSRIRLELLANLVRKDLKVKYKNSTLGFVWSMANPLLYLAVFSLVFQFFLRSGVPRFAVYLMSGLLVWNFFNTATMSATGAVVDSANLVKKVRFPRVVLPLASVGFAGVHFALQLLVLFVFLVPFHPRTFGPQLWLLLPAIGVAVLFTVGMSLLVSGLNVRYRDVEHLLEIAMLAWFWMTPIVYSVGLVQKHLEARGLFWLYMANPMTSVITAMQRAIYRDPVKVINGVPTQVLAADGYAFYLKWLGIAALVSLGLLALGLWTFRRLQADFAEEL
- a CDS encoding aminotransferase class I/II-fold pyridoxal phosphate-dependent enzyme; this encodes FPHNPTTACVDLAFMQRMVDFARENEVLLVHDNAYAELGFDGFRPPSVLEAEGAKECAVELYSLTKSFSMAGWRTAFLVGNAEVVQALAKLKSYLDYGAFQPIQIAATVTLNEDPEHPGRVQAVYQSRRDTLCEGLRRIGWEVAPPRGTMFVWAPIPEPYRELGSVEFASTLVREAKVATSPGVGFGPGGDGHVRFALIENEQRIQQAVRNLRRALPKLG